DNA sequence from the Rhizobium lusitanum genome:
GAGATTGCCGCGCACACAGCTTGTTCTTTGGGTGCGCATGCCGCGATGGTTGTGCATGTGGGGAGCTCTTTCGAGAGCAGTGCGGTGGTTGGGACGGTCCCGTCCAGACATGGCGCCGGGTTGCCCCGAGCGCATCCATTGGGAGTTCCTGCGCTACATTTGGGATTGGGAACGCAAATTTGCACCCAAAGTGCTGGTCGGCCTTGCTCAACACGGCCCCGACGTCCCTGTTTTCCAGCTAAAATCCCGCGGCGAAATGCGTCAGCTTCTTGATCTTCTCGGCCGTCCTGCTTAATTGCGGCTCATGCCACAGTTTGAAACGCACCGCCCCGTCCCGCACACACCTGACCAGATGTTCGACCTCGTCGCCGATGTCGAGCGCTATCCGGAATTCCTGCCGCTTTGCGATGGGCTGGTGATCCGCAGTCGCAAGGAGCGCGACGGTAAAGTCTTATTGGTTGCCGATATGACGGTCGGCTACAAGGCGATCCGCGAAACCTTCACGACGCAGGTACTGCTCAACAAGGCGGAGCGGGCGATCGACGTGAAATATATCGACGGGCCGTTCAAGTATCTCGACAACCGCTGGCGCTTCCAGCCGGCTGAGAACGGCAGCGTCATCGATTTTTTCATCGATTATGAATTCAAGAGCCGCATTCTCGGCGCCCTGATGGGCTCGATGTTCGACCGCGCCTTCCGCATGTTCACGGATGCCTTCGAGACGCGGGCAGGCAAGATCTACGTTTGATCCAGCGCGATCAGCATTTCGAGCGCCGTCCGCACCGTGGCGAGCCGAACCTTGTCGCGACCGATATCGCCGTAACGCATCTCGCGATGAATGAGGCCTCCCGTTCGTACCTTGGCGGCAAGGTGAACCAGGCCAACCGGCTTGTCCGCCGATCCGCCGCCTGGTCCGGCGATGCCGGTGACGGAAACGGCCAGATCAGCATGCGAGCGGAAGAGGGCGCCATGCACCATCTGCAGCGCCGTCTCTTTCGAAACGGCGCCGAACCGAGCAAGCGTCTGCTCCTGAACGCCGAGCATCTCCATCTTCGCCGTATTCGTATAGGTGACGAAGCCGCGGTCGACGACCGCCGATGAGCCCGGAATGTCCGTCAGCGCGCCGGCAATCAGCCCGCCGGTGCAGGATTCCGCCGTGGCGATCATGAGACCCTTTGCCGCGAAGTCGGTGACGATATCGCGCGCAAGCGCCAGAATATCATCCGGGAAATGGCTCATG
Encoded proteins:
- a CDS encoding AAA family ATPase, whose amino-acid sequence is MKELSSIVEAAVRLRAADRILVMGCSGGGKTTLSRKICARPDLPYVSMDREFFWLPGWQKRDKAEERALIAAKVAEARWLIDGTAPSSFDLRLPRTQLVLWVRMPRWLCMWGALSRAVRWLGRSRPDMAPGCPERIHWEFLRYIWDWERKFAPKVLVGLAQHGPDVPVFQLKSRGEMRQLLDLLGRPA
- a CDS encoding type II toxin-antitoxin system RatA family toxin; translated protein: MPQFETHRPVPHTPDQMFDLVADVERYPEFLPLCDGLVIRSRKERDGKVLLVADMTVGYKAIRETFTTQVLLNKAERAIDVKYIDGPFKYLDNRWRFQPAENGSVIDFFIDYEFKSRILGALMGSMFDRAFRMFTDAFETRAGKIYV
- a CDS encoding CinA family protein — encoded protein: MSHFPDDILALARDIVTDFAAKGLMIATAESCTGGLIAGALTDIPGSSAVVDRGFVTYTNTAKMEMLGVQEQTLARFGAVSKETALQMVHGALFRSHADLAVSVTGIAGPGGGSADKPVGLVHLAAKVRTGGLIHREMRYGDIGRDKVRLATVRTALEMLIALDQT